A stretch of DNA from Lysinibacillus sp. B2A1:
ATAGAAAAATACGGTAAACTAGATGTGCTAGTTAATAACGCTCATGCAGCGAAACAAGTTACTATAGAGCTACAACACAGGCTGATCTTGATTTATCATTTGGAACAGGATTTTATCCAACCTTCTATTTAATGCAAGCAGCATTACCCTATTTAAAATAAACAAAAGGAAATGTTATTAACTTTGCATCTGGTGCTGGCTTACAAGGACATGAAACACAAGCGGCCTTATGCGGCTGCGAAAGAGGCAATCCGTGGTCTGTCTTGTGTTGCCGCAAATGAATGGGGACGCTTTGGTATTAATGTAAATATTATTAGCCCACTTGCTAATTCACCAGGTGTACAAGCATGGGCAAAAGCACAGCCTGAGTATTATGAAGCTGTTAGAAGTAAAACCCCGCTAGGTCGCTTCGGGGATGTTGAACAAGATATTGGTCGTGTAGCTTTTTCTTAGCTTCCGACGATTCACAATATATCACTGGTCAAACCATTATGGTGGACGGGGGTTCAGTAATGCTTCACTAATTGCTCCGGGTTTTGAGGAGGATTTTTTTGAAACAAACAAATATTTTTAAACTCATTCATATGATTGAACAAATGAACAACGCTAATATTATTCGTTTTACGAAGTCATTTCCCTATCCGTTAGGGATTTCACCAATTCTAGTTTTAAGTGAGCTTCAGACAAAAGGACCGCAGAAACAAGCTGAATTAGCAGAAACGATTGGCTATACAAAAGGAGCAATGACGAATATTGCTGAAAAATTAGTCAAGCTCGGTTTGGCAGAAAGATTATATGACCCATCTGATCGTCGTACTATTCGCTTACAAATTACAACAGAAGGTGAAGAAGCCTTAATAAAAGCCCAATCCATTGGACAAGAGGTTTTTATGCAGCTTTTTGAAGTATTGAATGAGGATGAGATTGCACAATATTTGCTAATCCAAGAAAAATTAGTTCAAGGAATACAAGACAAAAATATATAGATAGAAAAGTCGCTTCAAAGTGAAGTGGCTTTTTTATCTTCATTCAGCAAATGTTTTTCGTATCGAAAGCGTAGCGGCAGCGGCAGATACAGAAGACTTACAGGTAGTGAGATGAATGTGGTTTTGGTTCCTTTTCAGTGGACACCTACTCTTAGTGCAAGCACAAAGCCGATTCCGAACGCAATTACGCCAAGGTGAAATTGATTGTGAAATATATACATAATTTAGCTGGCAGGATTGAAAATTATTTAGCTACATTTTATAATCAAATTGTGGTTCTAATATAGAGACATTCGAGGTGAAAAATGGCATTAAAAACTTTAGATAATTCATTAGAAGTATTAAAATATTTTAGTAAAGAGAATCCTGCATGGGGTGTGCGTGAATTAGCAAAAGAAATGAATATAAGCCATTCTATTATTCACAGGATTTTAGCTACCTTTGAAAATCATGGCTTTTTAAACCAGAACCCTGAGACAAAAAAATATGAATTAGGACTACGTTTTTTAGAGTATGGGCAAATGGTAAAAGAAAAATTGAATCTTTCTGATTTTGTTTTACCAATTATGAAAAAACTTTCTGAGGAAATAAAAGAATCCGTCTTTTTAACATGGCTTGACGGAGCAGATGGTGTAACGGTTGAAATTGCAGAAAGCTCGCAAACAATTAAGTTCTCTGTTTCAATGGGGACTCGTACACCGTTATACATAGGTGCATCTTGTAAGACCATTATGGCTTATCTTCCAGAGAAGAAGCAGAAGGATATTATGGATAGTGGCATGAAAAAGTTAACAACTGAAACGATTACAGACCCAGAGGAGTTGTTAATTGATTTAGAAAAAATTAGAACACAGGGCTGGTGCTTTTCTACAGGCGAATATTCTCATTCAGTATTTGGTCTCGGCGTACCACTTTTTAATAATAAAGGTGAGATTATTGCTTCATTAACCATTGCTGGTCCTAATTATCGTAAACCAGTAGAGGAAAAACTGCCTGATATGGTCAAAGTGCTCCAATATGCAGCGATGAGTATCCAACGATATTTCGATCAGTATAGCTTTAAATTTTATCATAAGTAATCCACAAAAGGCTCAGGGAGTTTTCTCTACTCTGAGCCCTTGCTTTTGTCATTTATCGTAGTTCCTTTATCAATGAAATGGCAATATCAATCTCCTTGAACGTGTTAAAATAATGTGGCGAGAAACGAGCCATCTTATTAATGCTATTACGTTCCATAATCGTATTTGCCATAAAGGTTC
This window harbors:
- a CDS encoding MarR family transcriptional regulator produces the protein MKQTNIFKLIHMIEQMNNANIIRFTKSFPYPLGISPILVLSELQTKGPQKQAELAETIGYTKGAMTNIAEKLVKLGLAERLYDPSDRRTIRLQITTEGEEALIKAQSIGQEVFMQLFEVLNEDEIAQYLLIQEKLVQGIQDKNI
- a CDS encoding IclR family transcriptional regulator, which translates into the protein MALKTLDNSLEVLKYFSKENPAWGVRELAKEMNISHSIIHRILATFENHGFLNQNPETKKYELGLRFLEYGQMVKEKLNLSDFVLPIMKKLSEEIKESVFLTWLDGADGVTVEIAESSQTIKFSVSMGTRTPLYIGASCKTIMAYLPEKKQKDIMDSGMKKLTTETITDPEELLIDLEKIRTQGWCFSTGEYSHSVFGLGVPLFNNKGEIIASLTIAGPNYRKPVEEKLPDMVKVLQYAAMSIQRYFDQYSFKFYHK